A stretch of DNA from bacterium:
GCACGAGATCATCGAGGCCTGCCGCCGCATCTACGGCCTCTATCCCGAGCGCAGCGAGGACGCCGCCCTGGAATCGGCGGGGGCGATGCGGGTCGAGGCGGGCCGCGCCGCGGCCAAGGAGGCTTGAGATGAGCAGCAAGAACCACGCGTCCATCCTCTTCCGCGAGTCCGTCCCCAACGAGGGCCTGAAGAAGGCCGTCACCATGAAGCGCGTGGAGATCATCACCACGGTGCGCGAATCCGGCCTCAAGGGGCGCGGCGGCGCCGGCTTCCCGACGGGCGTCAAGTGGAACTTCGCCGCCCTGGCCCAGGACGCGGTCAAGTATGTCGTCTGCAACGCCGACGAGGGCGAGCCCGGCACCTTCAAGGATCGCGTCCTGTTGACGGAGAAGGCCGACCTCGTGCTCGAGGGCATGGCCATCGCCGGCCGGGCCATCGGCGCCCGGGAGGGCATCATCTACCTGCGCGGCGAGTACGACTACCTGCGCCGCCATCTGGAGCAGGTGATCGCGCGCCGCGTGGACGCCAGGCTGCTGGGCGAGCGCATCCTGGGCACGGACGGTTTCGACTTCACCGTCACCGTCCACATGGGCGCCGGCGCCTATGTCTGCGGCGAGGAGACGGCCCTCATCGAGTCCCTCGAGGGCCATCGCGGCGAGCCGCGCAACCGGCCGCCCTTCCCCGTCAACACGGGCTACATGGGCCATCCCACCACCGTCAACAACGTGGAGACCCTGGCCCTGGCCGCCCGCGTCATTGCGCTGGGCGCCGAGACCTTCGCCAAGATCGGCCCCGCCAGCTCCACTGGGACCAAGCTCTTCAGCGTCTCGGGGGACTGCCTGAAGCCGGGCGTCTACGAGATGCCCATGGGCATCACCATCGAGGAGCTGCTGCGCGAAGTGGGCGGCGAGGACGCCAAGGCCGTCCAGGTGGGCGGCGCCAGCGGCGTCTGCGTCCCGCGCAAGGGCTTCACGC
This window harbors:
- a CDS encoding NADH-ubiquinone oxidoreductase-F iron-sulfur binding region domain-containing protein; translated protein: MSSKNHASILFRESVPNEGLKKAVTMKRVEIITTVRESGLKGRGGAGFPTGVKWNFAALAQDAVKYVVCNADEGEPGTFKDRVLLTEKADLVLEGMAIAGRAIGAREGIIYLRGEYDYLRRHLEQVIARRVDARLLGERILGTDGFDFTVTVHMGAGAYVCGEETALIESLEGHRGEPRNRPPFPVNTGYMGHPTTVNNVETLALAARVIALGAETFAKIGPASSTGTKLFSVSGDCLKPGVYEMPMGITIEELLREVGGEDAKAVQVGGASGVCVPRKGFTRRLAFDDASTGGSIIVFGPQRDMLRVAKNFMEFFDEESCGQCTPCRRGNRVLLEGIGKLEAGCCSLAYLQELKALGQTMQLASKCGLGQSSPNAFLSIVEHFKDEILARQSA